One window from the genome of Nisaea sediminum encodes:
- a CDS encoding M16 family metallopeptidase encodes MTKMLLRCAVFALGTLLVLGHAGGAEAIEIRRVVSPGGIEAWLVEDHKNPIITLSASFKGGAAADPDGKEGLADMVAALLDEGAGPYDSEAFRRQLEDRVIGLGFSAGRDGFSARLQTLTENSDTAFELLRLAMTEPRFDPEPVERIRAQIVSSLKRSATRPQTIASRTWWRAAFPDHPYGRPDSGTVDSVGRITVTDMKGFAGRVLTRDQMEIGVVGDIDPERLGLLLDRTFGALPDTPAPTTPEAAQLSAVGETFVVEQAVPQSVVVFGHRGIPRDDPDRFAAAILMEIMAGGFGSRLTEEIREKRGLTYGIYAFSLPLDGAQMVMGGVSTRNDKVAETVRLVREIWAGMAENGPTEQEVRDAKTYINGSFPMQLTSSAPIAGMLVSLQRDKRPLDYLEKRPELIDSVTMEDLRRVAKRLFHADELTFVVVGQPKDLKATAPVPEPRS; translated from the coding sequence ATGACGAAGATGCTTCTCCGTTGCGCCGTTTTCGCCCTCGGCACCCTTCTCGTCCTCGGCCACGCTGGCGGCGCCGAGGCGATTGAGATCCGGCGCGTGGTGAGCCCGGGCGGGATCGAGGCCTGGCTGGTCGAGGATCACAAGAACCCGATCATCACGCTCTCCGCCTCCTTCAAGGGCGGAGCGGCGGCGGATCCCGACGGCAAGGAAGGCCTTGCGGACATGGTCGCGGCTTTGCTCGACGAAGGTGCGGGACCCTATGACAGCGAGGCCTTCCGGCGGCAGCTCGAGGACCGTGTGATCGGCCTCGGCTTCAGCGCCGGGCGGGACGGCTTCAGCGCCCGCCTGCAGACCCTGACAGAGAACTCGGATACGGCGTTCGAGCTGTTGCGCCTCGCCATGACGGAGCCGCGTTTCGATCCGGAACCGGTCGAACGCATCCGGGCGCAGATCGTCTCCTCCCTGAAACGCAGCGCGACACGTCCGCAGACCATCGCCAGTCGGACCTGGTGGCGCGCGGCTTTTCCGGATCATCCCTATGGTCGGCCCGACAGCGGTACGGTCGATAGCGTCGGCCGGATCACGGTTACGGATATGAAGGGGTTCGCGGGCAGGGTGCTGACTCGGGACCAGATGGAGATCGGCGTGGTCGGCGACATCGACCCGGAGCGGCTGGGCCTGCTGCTCGACCGGACCTTCGGCGCCCTGCCGGACACGCCCGCGCCGACGACGCCGGAGGCGGCGCAGCTCAGCGCGGTCGGTGAGACCTTCGTGGTCGAGCAGGCGGTGCCGCAATCTGTCGTCGTGTTCGGCCATCGCGGGATTCCGCGCGACGACCCGGACCGTTTCGCCGCGGCCATCCTGATGGAGATCATGGCCGGCGGTTTCGGCTCCCGTCTGACGGAGGAGATCCGTGAGAAGCGCGGCCTGACTTACGGGATCTACGCTTTCAGCCTGCCGCTGGACGGCGCGCAGATGGTCATGGGCGGGGTCTCGACCCGCAACGACAAGGTCGCGGAGACCGTGCGGTTGGTGCGCGAAATCTGGGCCGGGATGGCGGAGAACGGACCGACCGAGCAGGAGGTGCGGGATGCCAAGACCTATATCAACGGGTCGTTCCCGATGCAGCTCACGAGCTCGGCGCCGATCGCGGGCATGCTGGTCTCCCTGCAGCGGGACAAACGTCCGCTCGACTACCTGGAGAAGCGTCCGGAACTGATCGATTCGGTGACGATGGAGGATCTCAGACGGGTTGCGAAGCGCCTGTTCCATGCGGACGAACTGACCTTCGTCGTGGTCGGTCAGCCGAAGGATCTGAAGGCCACGGCCCCGGTGCCGGAGCCGCGGTCCTG
- a CDS encoding M16 family metallopeptidase produces the protein MRFPAIGRGALFLALFCILISGGPAGAKVYEPESFTLPNGMQVVAITDQRVPVVTHMVWYKVGGADEAPGETGLAHFLEHLLFKGTEKVPSGEFSRIVSRNGGQGNAFTGYDYTAYFQTIASDKLPLVMEMEADRMTNLTLDEDEVAAERQVVLEERRSRVDNSPAALLSERTNAALYLNYPYRRPLIGWAHEIEALTRENALAFYRKWYAPNNAILVVAGDITMERLMPLAEKYYGVIPARPVPERVRPAEPEQIAARRVELAHPLAAQESWTRRWLAPSRFWGESRHVLPLAVLAEVIGGGSTSRLYKKLVIEQKIALSVGAFSGGGDIGPSTFGFYGVPAEGHSVEELEKAIETELQAILRDGVDPAEVARAVKSMKASAVYARDSVTAPAHAVGQALAVGRTIEQIENWPEEVGAVTAEQVMEAAHAILTKPGHVTSILRPKPAS, from the coding sequence GTGAGATTTCCGGCCATCGGGCGAGGCGCGCTTTTCCTCGCCCTGTTCTGCATCCTGATCTCCGGCGGGCCCGCCGGGGCCAAGGTCTACGAGCCTGAGAGCTTCACCCTGCCGAACGGCATGCAGGTCGTCGCCATCACCGACCAGCGTGTGCCGGTTGTCACGCACATGGTCTGGTACAAGGTCGGAGGTGCGGACGAGGCGCCGGGCGAGACCGGGCTCGCGCATTTCCTCGAGCATCTGCTTTTCAAGGGCACCGAGAAGGTGCCGTCCGGCGAGTTCTCCCGCATCGTCTCGCGCAACGGCGGTCAGGGCAACGCCTTCACCGGATATGATTACACCGCCTATTTCCAGACCATCGCCTCCGACAAGCTGCCGCTGGTGATGGAAATGGAAGCCGACCGGATGACGAACCTCACGCTGGATGAGGACGAGGTTGCGGCGGAACGCCAGGTGGTGCTGGAGGAGCGGCGATCGCGGGTCGACAACAGCCCGGCCGCGCTGCTGAGCGAGCGGACGAACGCGGCGCTCTATCTGAATTACCCCTATCGACGCCCGCTGATCGGCTGGGCGCACGAGATCGAGGCGCTGACGCGGGAGAACGCGCTCGCCTTCTACCGCAAATGGTATGCCCCGAATAACGCCATTCTGGTCGTCGCGGGGGACATCACGATGGAGCGGCTGATGCCGTTGGCCGAGAAGTATTACGGCGTCATCCCGGCCCGTCCGGTGCCGGAGCGGGTGCGGCCCGCGGAGCCGGAGCAGATCGCCGCCCGCCGCGTCGAGCTTGCCCATCCGCTGGCCGCGCAGGAAAGCTGGACGCGGCGCTGGCTGGCGCCGAGCCGCTTCTGGGGCGAGAGCCGCCACGTGCTGCCGCTCGCGGTGCTGGCGGAGGTGATCGGCGGCGGCTCGACCAGCCGGCTCTACAAGAAACTTGTGATCGAGCAGAAGATAGCGCTCTCGGTCGGGGCTTTCAGCGGCGGCGGCGATATCGGTCCCTCGACCTTCGGCTTCTACGGCGTGCCCGCTGAAGGGCACAGTGTCGAAGAGCTTGAGAAGGCGATCGAGACCGAACTGCAGGCGATCCTGCGCGACGGTGTCGATCCGGCGGAGGTCGCGCGTGCTGTGAAGAGCATGAAGGCGAGCGCGGTCTACGCCCGCGACAGCGTCACCGCGCCGGCCCATGCGGTCGGCCAGGCGCTGGCGGTCGGGCGGACGATCGAGCAGATCGAGAACTGGCCGGAGGAAGTCGGTGCGGTTACCGCGGAGCAGGTGATGGAGGCGGCACACGCGATCCTCACCAAACCGGGCCATGTCACCAGCATCCTGCGCCCGAAACCGGCGAGCTGA
- a CDS encoding molybdate ABC transporter substrate-binding protein: MIQAARETKQRGISLFAAGSLEAALGAVVAEFNSKTGHPVRAIFGPSGLLRQRIEDGAPADLFASADMAHPEALRRAGKAGEVALLCRNRLCALVRSEIEVSPEALLDVLLDESVRVATSTPVADPAGDYAWKLFGKAERLRPGAFAALDGKALKLTGGADALPVPAGRNPYGWILERGYADLFLTYRTNASIARSEVGSLKIIDLPEALAVGSENGLALLRSAPPEAAALRDFILAEPGRSLLAQYGFDLP; the protein is encoded by the coding sequence TTGATCCAAGCCGCCCGGGAGACGAAGCAGAGGGGCATTTCGCTCTTCGCTGCAGGCAGTCTTGAGGCTGCGCTCGGCGCCGTCGTCGCCGAATTCAACTCCAAGACAGGACATCCGGTCCGGGCGATCTTCGGTCCGTCCGGACTGCTGCGCCAACGCATCGAAGACGGAGCGCCCGCGGACCTGTTCGCCTCGGCGGACATGGCCCATCCCGAAGCGCTCCGGCGGGCCGGGAAAGCCGGCGAGGTTGCGCTCCTCTGCCGCAACCGGCTCTGCGCGCTCGTCCGTTCCGAGATCGAGGTCTCGCCGGAGGCGCTGCTCGACGTCCTGCTGGATGAAAGCGTCCGTGTGGCGACCTCGACACCTGTCGCGGATCCGGCGGGCGATTATGCCTGGAAGCTGTTCGGCAAGGCAGAGCGGCTGCGCCCGGGAGCGTTTGCAGCCCTTGACGGGAAAGCTCTCAAATTGACGGGCGGCGCGGATGCGCTGCCGGTTCCGGCTGGACGCAATCCCTACGGCTGGATTCTCGAACGAGGGTACGCCGACCTGTTCCTGACCTACCGGACGAATGCGTCGATCGCCCGGAGCGAGGTAGGCAGTCTGAAAATCATCGACCTGCCGGAAGCACTGGCTGTCGGGTCCGAAAACGGACTGGCACTGCTGCGGAGCGCGCCGCCGGAAGCCGCCGCGCTGCGGGACTTCATCCTTGCTGAGCCCGGAAGGAGCCTCCTGGCGCAATACGGCTTCGATCTGCCCTGA
- a CDS encoding TOBE domain-containing protein produces the protein MKISARNALTGKVVEFQEGVVTAVITIDIGNGNHVISSITMDSAKRLGIEVGKKVTAIIKASDVMLAVD, from the coding sequence ATGAAAATCAGCGCACGCAATGCTCTCACCGGCAAGGTGGTCGAGTTTCAGGAAGGCGTGGTCACCGCCGTGATCACGATCGATATCGGGAATGGAAATCACGTCATTTCGTCGATCACAATGGACTCGGCGAAGCGGCTTGGGATCGAGGTTGGCAAGAAAGTCACCGCGATCATCAAGGCCTCCGATGTAATGCTGGCGGTTGATTGA
- a CDS encoding iron ABC transporter substrate-binding protein: MHPARVTLRDIIRFCLTFGMLLGAAADAGAAAFSDSAGRAVPVPERVTKVFPAGPPAGIFLYMLAPDLMAGWTRSPRPDERDLMPQAYAHLPEIGRLTGRGGSANLETVLASKPDLILDYGSLRPTYISLADRVQAQTGIPYVLIDGSFDQIPAAFRATGNLIGRPAEGEAKAREAERILADLAAVRQSLSVGSSAPRVYYGRGADGLRTGVGGSINSELLKYAGAVNVAEEVASSGNLASVSMEQVLAWNPDVILTTDPNFYERVWSDEVWATLGAVKAGRVYLSPTLPFGWFDRPPSANRLIGLRWLLAVLYPDRFAGELEPETRAFYRTFYHLELTDAQLAKVLGPGTRPGTGRSK; encoded by the coding sequence ATGCATCCTGCGAGAGTGACGCTCAGAGATATCATCCGATTCTGTCTGACGTTCGGCATGCTGCTGGGAGCGGCGGCGGATGCCGGCGCCGCGGCCTTCAGCGATTCCGCCGGACGCGCGGTACCCGTACCCGAGCGGGTGACCAAGGTCTTCCCCGCGGGACCGCCGGCGGGAATATTCCTCTACATGCTCGCCCCGGATCTAATGGCCGGATGGACGCGCTCGCCCCGTCCCGACGAACGCGATCTGATGCCGCAAGCCTATGCCCACCTGCCGGAAATCGGCCGGCTGACGGGGCGCGGCGGCAGCGCCAATCTGGAGACCGTCCTCGCATCGAAGCCGGATCTGATCCTCGATTACGGCTCGCTCAGGCCGACCTATATCTCGCTGGCCGACCGGGTGCAGGCCCAGACCGGGATCCCCTATGTCCTGATCGACGGCAGCTTCGACCAGATTCCGGCAGCCTTCCGTGCGACCGGAAATCTGATCGGACGGCCGGCGGAAGGGGAGGCAAAGGCACGGGAGGCCGAACGCATCCTCGCCGACCTCGCCGCCGTCAGGCAGTCCCTCTCGGTCGGCTCCTCGGCACCCCGGGTCTATTACGGTCGCGGCGCGGACGGGCTGCGGACCGGCGTCGGCGGATCAATCAATTCGGAACTCCTCAAATATGCCGGCGCTGTGAATGTCGCCGAGGAGGTCGCGAGTTCCGGCAATCTCGCCTCCGTTTCGATGGAGCAGGTGCTCGCCTGGAACCCTGACGTCATCCTGACCACCGATCCGAATTTCTACGAACGGGTCTGGTCAGACGAGGTCTGGGCGACGCTTGGCGCGGTAAAGGCAGGCAGGGTCTATCTCTCCCCCACCCTACCCTTCGGCTGGTTCGACCGGCCTCCGTCCGCCAACCGCCTGATCGGGCTACGCTGGCTGCTGGCCGTGCTCTATCCGGACCGGTTCGCCGGCGAACTGGAGCCGGAAACCCGCGCCTTCTACAGAACCTTCTACCATCTGGAGCTTACCGACGCGCAGCTCGCCAAGGTGCTCGGGCCCGGAACCCGGCCGGGAACCGGGCGCTCGAAATGA
- a CDS encoding FecCD family ABC transporter permease, translating into MTLAGGASGMRTGLWAAAGLAAIFLLFCIAATVGQYPLSISEVLAALGSLVSGTETGSAAETVVLNIRLPRLAAALLVGLALAASGATYQTVFRNPLVAPDILGVSAGAGLGAVTAIFLSLPVLMIQAFAFVFGLVAVLIVYFMSKLVRGVHDPILVLVLSGVVIGAVMGAGISVLTYLADPYDQLPAITFWLMGSLAGITFDDLMAAWPPVLAGIVPLILLRWRINLMALDEEEARALGVETGRLRAVLVVAATLMTSSVVAISGTVGWVGLIIPHVARFLVGPEFSRLLPATVLIGAGYLLLVDTVARGSTGIEIPIGILNAFIGAPLFLWILARARRSWR; encoded by the coding sequence ATGACGCTTGCAGGCGGCGCTTCGGGAATGCGGACCGGCCTATGGGCCGCCGCCGGGCTTGCCGCAATCTTCCTGCTTTTCTGCATCGCGGCCACCGTCGGACAATACCCGCTCAGCATCTCCGAAGTGCTCGCCGCCCTCGGATCCCTCGTGAGTGGCACAGAGACCGGAAGCGCGGCGGAAACCGTGGTGCTGAACATCCGGCTTCCGAGGCTCGCCGCCGCGCTCCTCGTCGGCCTCGCGCTGGCCGCTTCGGGCGCCACCTACCAGACCGTGTTCCGCAATCCGCTGGTCGCCCCGGACATTCTCGGCGTCTCCGCCGGAGCAGGCCTCGGCGCCGTCACTGCGATCTTCCTCTCGCTGCCGGTCCTGATGATCCAGGCCTTCGCCTTCGTCTTCGGGCTTGTCGCAGTGCTCATCGTCTACTTCATGTCGAAGCTGGTGCGGGGCGTGCACGATCCGATCCTCGTGCTGGTGCTGTCGGGCGTGGTCATCGGCGCGGTGATGGGCGCCGGCATATCGGTTCTGACCTATCTCGCCGATCCCTACGATCAGTTGCCGGCGATCACCTTCTGGCTGATGGGCAGCCTCGCCGGCATCACCTTCGACGACCTGATGGCGGCCTGGCCGCCGGTGCTTGCCGGGATCGTCCCGCTCATCCTGCTGCGCTGGCGGATCAATCTGATGGCGCTCGACGAGGAAGAGGCCCGCGCGCTCGGGGTCGAGACCGGACGGTTACGCGCCGTGCTCGTCGTCGCGGCGACGCTGATGACCTCGTCGGTGGTGGCGATCTCGGGCACTGTCGGCTGGGTCGGGCTGATCATCCCCCATGTCGCCCGGTTCCTCGTCGGACCGGAATTCAGCCGGCTGCTGCCGGCCACCGTCCTGATCGGCGCCGGTTACCTGCTGCTGGTCGATACAGTCGCCCGCGGCAGCACCGGGATCGAGATCCCGATCGGCATCCTCAACGCCTTCATCGGGGCGCCGCTCTTCCTCTGGATTCTCGCAAGGGCGCGGCGGTCATGGCGATGA
- a CDS encoding ABC transporter ATP-binding protein: MAMTLSARGLGFGYPGHAVGHALDLDIGAHQVTMLLGPNGCGKTTLFRTLLGLLPAQAGAVTLDGIPLSSLSREEIARRLAYVPQVADGYFPFSVLDVVLMGRAPFLGTFETPGKNDRELARAALGQLGLDDLAERSFSAISGGQRQLALIARALVQAAPVLVMDEPTANLDYGNQHRILKRARALASDGRTLVISSHNPDHALAYADQVVLMKAGSVLAAGSAQETMTSERLSEMYDMQVAVLEIEDRLGGLSRRCIPL, translated from the coding sequence ATGGCGATGACGCTCAGTGCCCGCGGGCTCGGCTTCGGCTATCCGGGACATGCGGTCGGACACGCGCTCGACCTCGATATAGGCGCGCACCAGGTGACAATGCTGCTGGGTCCGAACGGCTGCGGCAAGACGACCCTGTTCCGCACCCTGCTGGGGCTGCTTCCCGCACAGGCCGGCGCGGTCACGCTGGACGGTATCCCGCTCTCATCCCTCTCACGCGAGGAAATTGCACGTCGCCTCGCCTACGTTCCGCAGGTCGCGGACGGCTATTTTCCGTTCTCGGTTCTGGATGTCGTGCTGATGGGGCGCGCGCCCTTCCTCGGAACCTTCGAGACACCCGGGAAGAACGACCGGGAGCTGGCCCGGGCCGCGCTCGGTCAACTCGGGCTCGACGACCTCGCGGAACGCTCCTTTTCCGCGATCAGTGGCGGGCAGCGCCAACTCGCGCTAATCGCCCGCGCCCTCGTCCAGGCCGCACCGGTGCTGGTCATGGACGAGCCGACCGCCAATCTCGATTACGGCAACCAGCACCGGATACTGAAACGAGCCAGGGCGCTCGCCTCGGATGGAAGAACGCTGGTGATTTCCTCGCACAACCCCGATCACGCACTCGCATACGCCGACCAGGTGGTGCTGATGAAAGCCGGGTCGGTGCTGGCGGCCGGATCGGCGCAGGAGACAATGACCTCGGAGCGCCTCTCGGAAATGTATGACATGCAGGTCGCCGTACTGGAGATCGAAGACCGCCTTGGCGGCCTCTCCCGGCGCTGCATCCCGCTCTGA
- a CDS encoding DUF3035 domain-containing protein codes for MLSLGRVLGLTLCVGTLGLQACSDIQSAIGNRKQSPDEFAVVARPPLSLPPNFALRPPTPGEPRPQERDVTKAAERLVLGSGTQSTVSGTAGSVPSSAPSTPVSRETPGESKLRQLLRTAEAEPGIRNTVNQETKSFVYEEEYLIDNLLFWREKAPRGVVVDAEAEKKRLQENAALGNAPTTGETPVIERKRKGLFD; via the coding sequence ATGTTGAGCCTCGGCAGGGTTCTGGGACTCACCCTTTGCGTCGGTACGCTCGGCCTGCAGGCCTGCAGCGACATCCAGTCCGCGATCGGCAACAGGAAGCAGTCTCCCGACGAGTTCGCTGTGGTGGCGCGGCCGCCGCTCAGCCTGCCGCCGAACTTCGCCCTTCGTCCGCCGACCCCGGGCGAGCCGCGCCCGCAGGAGCGCGACGTCACGAAAGCCGCCGAACGGCTGGTCCTCGGCTCCGGGACCCAGAGCACCGTTTCCGGCACTGCCGGCAGCGTCCCGTCCTCCGCTCCGAGCACGCCGGTCTCCCGCGAGACTCCGGGCGAGTCGAAGCTGCGCCAGCTGCTGCGGACGGCGGAGGCCGAGCCCGGCATCCGGAACACGGTCAATCAGGAGACCAAGAGCTTCGTCTACGAAGAAGAATACCTGATCGACAATCTCCTGTTCTGGCGCGAGAAGGCGCCGCGCGGCGTCGTCGTCGATGCCGAGGCGGAGAAGAAGCGCCTGCAGGAGAACGCGGCACTCGGCAACGCCCCGACGACAGGCGAGACGCCGGTCATCGAGCGCAAGCGCAAGGGCCTGTTCGACTAG
- the lspA gene encoding signal peptidase II, with translation MTDAAKRSLKLGGLLALLVVLADQSTKQWALSTLFQDGRIVEVTPFFNLVAVWNRGVSFGLMASDDPMTPYYLSAFALAVVIGLGIWLSKATSPLLRISLGLIIGGAIGNVIDRIRFHAVVDFIDWHVAGYHWPAFNIADSAISIGVVFLLFDSFLGDSRRADAHISKGSGE, from the coding sequence GTGACGGACGCCGCGAAACGCAGTCTGAAGCTCGGCGGGCTGCTGGCCCTGCTGGTCGTGCTCGCCGATCAGTCGACCAAGCAATGGGCGCTCTCGACCCTGTTCCAGGACGGGCGGATCGTTGAGGTCACGCCCTTCTTCAATCTGGTAGCGGTCTGGAATCGCGGGGTCAGCTTCGGCCTGATGGCGAGCGACGATCCGATGACGCCATACTATCTCTCGGCCTTCGCCCTGGCGGTGGTGATCGGTCTCGGTATCTGGCTCTCGAAGGCGACCAGCCCGCTACTCCGGATCTCGCTCGGTCTGATCATCGGCGGCGCGATCGGCAATGTGATCGACCGGATCCGCTTCCACGCCGTGGTGGATTTCATCGACTGGCATGTCGCGGGCTATCACTGGCCCGCTTTCAATATTGCCGATAGTGCGATATCCATCGGCGTGGTGTTTTTGCTGTTTGACAGCTTTCTGGGTGACTCGCGGAGGGCGGATGCCCATATCTCGAAAGGGAGCGGCGAGTGA